From one Paramormyrops kingsleyae isolate MSU_618 chromosome 1, PKINGS_0.4, whole genome shotgun sequence genomic stretch:
- the ucn3l gene encoding urocortin-3 → MLLPLKALVMLAVLCAPTYGLCFRLYDSDSRLLCDNDVLSGTKKGDLSRDSLPDARGFLYLPGYLPSNAESREKRTFPASSYRYLSQTQLRGKMYQNSAKSDRQAKFTLSLDVPTNIMNILFNIAKAKSLRAKAADNARLMAQIGKRK, encoded by the coding sequence ATGCTGCTGCCCCTGAAAGCTCTGGTGATGCTCGCCGTCCTGTGCGCCCCCACCTACGGCCTCTGCTTCAGGCTCTACGACAGCGACTCCAGGCTCCTGTGCGACAACGACGTCCTTTCAGGGACCAAAAAGGGCGACCTCTCCCGGGACTCGCTGCCGGACGCCCGGGGCTTTCTCTACCTGCCCGGGTACCTGCCGTCTAATGCCGAGAGTCGGGAGAAAAGGACGTTTCCTGCTTCTAGCTACAGGTACCTGAGCCAGACGCAGCTGAGGGGTAAGATGTACCAGAACAGCGCCAAGAGCGACCGACAAGCCAAGTTCACTCTCTCCCTGGACGTGCCGACCAACATCATGAACATCCTTTTCAACATCGCCAAAGCCAAGAGCCTCCGCGCCAAGGCGGCGGACAACGCGCGTCTCATGGCACAAATCGGCAAAAGAAAGTAA